The window NNNNNNNNNNNNNNNNNNNNNNNNNNNNNNNNNNNNNNNNNNNNNNNNNNNNNNNNNNNNNNNNNNNNNNNNNNNNNNNNNNNNNNNNNNNNNNNNNNNNNNNNNNNNNNNNNNNNNNNNNNNNNNNNNNNNNNNNNNNNNNNNNNNNNNNNNNNNNNNNNNNNNNNNNNNNNNNNNNNNNNNNNNNNNNNNNNNNNNNNNNNNNNNNNNNNNNNNNNNNNNNNNNNNNNNNNNNNNNNNNNNNNNNNNNNNNNNNNNNNNNNNNNNNNNNNNNNNNNNNNNNNNNNNNNNNNNNNNNNNNNNNNNNNNNNNNNNNNNNNNNNNNNNNNNNNNNNNNNNNNNNNNNNNNNNNNNNNNNNNNNNNNNNNNNNNNNNNNNNNNNNNNNNNNNNNNNNNNNNNNNNNNNNNNNNNNNNNNNNNNNNNNNNNNNNNNNNNNNNNNNNNNNNNNNNNNNNNNNNNNNNNNNNNNNNNNNNNNNNNNNNNNNNNNNNNNNNNNNNNNNNNNNNNNNNNNNNNNNNNNNNNNNNNNNNNNNNNNNNNNNNNNNNNNNNNNNNNNNNNNNNNNNNNNNNNNNNNNNNNNNNNNNNNNNNNNNNNNNNNNNNNNNNNNNNNNNNNNNNNNNNNNNNNNNNNNNNNNNNNNNNNNNNNNNNNNNNNNNNNNNNNNNNNNNNNNNNNNNNNNNNNNNNNNNNNNNNNNNNNNNNNNNNNNNNNNNNNNNNNNNNNNNNNNNNNNNNNNNNNNNNNNNNNNNNNNNNNNNNNNNNNNNNNNNNNNNNNNNNNNNNNNNNNNNNNNNNNNNNNNNNNNNNNNNNNNNNNNNNNNNNNNNNNNNNNNNNNNNNNNNNNNNNNNNNNNNNNNNNNNNNNNNNNNNNNNNNNNNNNNNNNNNNNNNNNNNNNNNNNNNNNNNNNNNNNNNNNNNNNNNNNNNNNNNNNNNNNNNNNNNNNNNNNNNNNNNNNNNNNNNNNNNNNNNNNNNNNNNNNNNNNNNNNNNNNNNNNNNNNNNNNNNNNNNNNNNNNNNNNNNNNNNNNNNNNNNNNNNNNNNNNNNNNNNNNNNNNNNNNNNNNNNNNNNNNNNNNNNNNNNNNNNNNNNNNNNNNNNNNNNNNNNNNNNNNNNNNNNNNNNNNNNNNNNNNNNNNNNNNNNNNNNNNNNNNNNNNNNNNNNNNNNNNNNNNNNNNNNNNNNNNNNNNNNNNNNNNNNNNNNNNNNNNNNNNNNNNNNNNNNNNNNNNNNNNNNNNNNNNNNNNNNNNNNNNNNNNNNNNNNNNNNNNNNNNNNNNNNNNNNNNNNNNNNNNNNNNNNNNNNNNNNNNNNNNNNNNNNNNNNNNNNNNNNNNNNNNNNNNNNNNNNNNNNNNNNNNNNNNNNNNNNNNNNNNNNNNNNNNNNNNNNNNNNNNNNNNNNNNNNNNNNNNNNNNNNNNNNNNNNNNNNNNNNNNNNNNNNNNNNNNNNNNNNNNNNNNNNNNNNNNNNNNNNNNNNNNNNNNNNNNNNNNNNNNNNNNNNNNNNNNNNNNNNNNNNNNNNNNNNNNNNNNNNNNNNNNNNNNNNNNNNNNNNNNNNNNNNNNNNNNNNNNNNNNNNNNNNNNNNNNNNNNNNNNNNNNNNNNNNNNNNNNNNNNNNNNNNNNNNNNNNNNNNNNNNNNNNNNNNNNNNNNNNNNNNNNNNNNNNNNNNNNNNNNNNNNNNNNNNNNNNNNNNNNNNNNNNNNNNNNNNNNNNNNNNNNNNNNNNNNNNNNNNNNNNNNNNNNNNNNNNNNNNNNNNNNNNNNNNNNNNNNNNNNNNNNNNNNNNNNNNNNNNNNNNNNNNNNNNNNNNNNNNNNNNNNNNNNNNNNNNNNNNNNNNNNNNNNNNNNNNNNNNNNNNNNNNNNNNNNNNNNNNNNNNNNNNNNNNNNNNNNNNNNNNNNNNNNNNNNNNNNNNNNNNNNNNNNNNNNNNNNNNNNNNNNNNNNNNNNNNNNNNNNNNNNNNNNNNNNNNNNNNNNNNNNNNNNNNNNNNNNNNNNNNNNNNNNNNNNNNNNNNNNNNNNNNNNNNNNNNNNNNNNNNNNNNNNNNNNNNNNNNNNNNNNNNNNNNNNNNNNNNNNNNNNNNNNNNNNNNNNNNNNNNNNNNNNNNNNNNNNNNNNNNNNNNNNNNNNNNNNNNNNNNNNNNNNNNNNNNNNNNNNNNNNNNNNNNNNNNNNNNNNNNNNNNNNNNNNNNNNNNNNNNNNNNNNNNNNNNNNNNNNNNNNNNNNNNNNNNNNNNNNNNNNNNNNNNNNNNNNNNNNNNNNNNNNNNNNNNNNNNNNNNNNNNNNNNNNNNNNNNNNNNNNNNNNNNNNNNNNNNNNNNNNNNNNNNNNNNNNNNNNNNNNNNNNNNNNNNNNNNNNNNNNNNNNNNNNNNNNNNNNNNNNNNNNNNNNNNNNNNNNNNNNNNNNNNNNNNNNNNNNNNNNNNNNNNNNNNNNNNNNNNNNNNNNNNNNNNNNNNNNNNNNNNNNNNNNNNNNNNNNNNNNNNNNNNNNNNNNNNNNNNNNNNNNNNNNNNNNNNNNNNNNNNNNNNNNNNNNNNNNNNNNNNNNNNNNNNNNNNNNNNNNNNNNNNNNNNNNNNNNNNNNNNNNNNNNNNNNNNNNNNNNNNNNNNNNNNNNNNNNNNNNNNNNNNNNNNNNNNNNNNNNNNNNNNNNNNNNNNNNNNNNNNNNNNNNNNNNNNNNNNNNNNNNNNNNNNNNNNNNNNNNNNNNNNNNNNNNNNNNNNNNNNNNNNNNNNNNNNNNNNNNNNNNNNNNNNNNNNNNNNNNNNNNNNNNNNNNNNNNNNNNNNNNNNNNNNNNNNNNNNNNNNNNNNNNNNNNNNNNNNNNNNNNNNNNNNNNNNNNNNNNNNNNNNNNNNNNNNNNNNNNNNNNNNNNNNNNNNNNNNNNNNNNNNNNNNNNNNNNNNNNNNNNNNNNNNNNNNNNNNNNNNNNNNNNNNNNNNNNNNNNNNNNNNNNNNNNNNNNNNNNNNNNNNNNNNNNNNNNNNNNNNNNNNNNNNNNNNNNNNNNNNNNNNNNNNNNNNNNNNNNNNNNNNNNNNNNNNNNNNNNNNNNNNNNNNNNNNNNNNNNNNNNNNNNNNNNNNNNNNNNNNNNNNNNNNNNNNNNNNNNNNNNNNNNNNNNNNNNNNNNNNNNNNNNNNNNNNNNNNNNNNNNNNNNNNNNNNNNNNNNNNNNNNNNNNNNNNNNNNNNNNNNNNNNNNNNNNNNNNNNNNNNNNNNNNNNNNNNNNNNNNNNNNNNNNNNNNNNNNNNNNNNNNNNNNNNNNNNNNNNNNNNNNNNNNNNNNNNNNNNNNNNNNNNNNNNNNNNNNNNNNNNNNNNNNNNNNNNNNNNNNNNNNNNNNNNNNNNNNNNNNNNNNNNNNNNNNNNNNNNNNNNNNNNNNNNNNNNNNNNNNNNNNNNNNNNNNNNNNNNNNNNNNNNNNNNNNNNNNNNNNNNNNNNNNNNNNNNNNNNNNNNNNNNNNNNNNNNNNNNNNNNNNNNNNNNNNNNNNNNNNNNNNNNNNNNNNNNNNNNNNNNNNNNNNNNNNNNNNNNNNNNNNNNNNNNNNNNNNNNNNNNNNNNNNNNNNNNNNNNNNNNNNNNNNNNNNNNNNNNNNNNNNNNNNNNNNNNNNNNNNNNNNNNNNNNNNNNagtcaggaagacctgagttcaaatttggcctcaatcacttaatcccaattggcTCCTAGAATGAACAAATAatctcaataaaataaaaccatctAAAGGCTTAACTTCTGGATTCCCACATTTTATACACAAAATACCATAGATAGGTTATACAAAAGGATAATGTTTCAGACATGAAACATAAAACCTAATGAGGGGACCTACTGAGTCATTAACTTTCAAAATAACTAGATGCAACTGAGCATAACAGATGTTATCACTTTTCATGATACCCAAGAGAATGGCATTtcctagaaaaaaacaaaatgactttCCTAATACGTCTTTGAATTTTAGTTTATTTGTAAATTTTCCCACTTATGAATTTCAAAGTATAGCCTGAATTAAAATAGTTCATTCAcctaaaacaattttcaaaatttgtcatTAGTTTCTTCCCAACATGTTCAATTATATGCCAAAGCTATGATCAGTTTTATGTGTGTTCATATAATATAAGCTTGAGCTGAGTAAGTAGGAAATTAaatctcatattttaaaaaaatattatacagTAAGTATAACACTAGATAAGATAAGTGATTTTGgtacaatttttctcttttatattttattgtccATAATCCAGAGAATTGAATATTAAGCAGTTCATCCATACTTTACCTGAAAAATTCCCTCCTCTGTGGGTCTAAGAGAATCCCATTCAGGAGAATCCAGGAACTGAAGGGGGAAAATGTAATGTAGAAACTCTCCATCCACCGTCACTCTGATCCTACACCAAGTACAATGGGCATAAATTGTACAATTATAAGAAAGAGGCATTCTAATACTAAGGGCACTTTTGATCTTACTCTCCATCCACATAAAAAACGAAGTGGGTGGAGTACAAACATTTTCATCAactgacaaacatttattaagtatcttactATGGGCTAGGCATActgcatccaaagaaaaaataaatctcaaagaATTGACATGAACTATAATTCAAGCAGActtcaaattaataataataatttccattttcatGTATAAATCGGTTGTGTGGAACAAGAACATATTTTCCCATAGAAATCCAGTGAAAAATTAAGTCCCCAAGTCAACACATAAGGACTTCAATGTGCCTTAATTTCAGGACCATACCTGGAAGGTGGTGAATATTATGTGGAACAATGTTTCTATAGGAAGAAATATTCAATCATCTAGGGAGGTCAGGAACATATCTTCAGCATAAGCAGTAAAAGGCTGAACCACAACTGGTGCTACTTTCTCAAATAAGAGAGAGTTTTAGTAGGTATTAAAGGCAAAAGCCTGCAAAGACTTCTTGTATCAGTTTTGCATTTTTGTCACACACCATCAATAAGGTGTTAATGTTTTAGTGTCTGCTTCTTCATagcccatttgaggttttcttggcaaaaaatgctggagtggtttgccatgtccttctttagctcattttacagatgaggaactgagacaaaccagagttaagtgatttgtccagggtcacataataacTAGTAAATATCCAAGGGTacatttgaactgaggaaaatgaatcttcctgactctaggtctggtgctttatctactatgccatttaGCTACCAAAAATTAATATATGGACATTAAATGCAAACTAGCCTTAGTCTTGGTGATAAGGTAAAAGGGCTGGAGGATACCCCTTCCGCTTCATAACATTTCAAGCCTAATGGCAATATCTATTATTGGTTCCCCAGTAATGGAAGGTAACTCTTATAAAAGATATTTGTATGATATTTGTATGATGACTTGATACAACCCATTAGGACTTATGCTATCTTTCTGGAAATGCATTCTGTATGTTATGGAAAATCTCTTGAGATTGTCTAAATTTGAAGGTTGCTACTCACTATTGATGACTCCACATGGGAACAAATGATACTGCCAGAAAAAATTTGGGTGGGAAACTTAAGAAGTCAAAGGTACAAGTAGTACTTCCATCAGTTTCTACAACTGAAGCTAAGActtttagaagataaaataggATGTAGGAAATTAACAGTTGattctaaaaataatattagGAAATAGAATGTGATTTTTCTGAACCATAGCattaaaagaatattgaaataacttgTAGCTGTGTTTGCTGAATGATTGTCAGCAGTCTTTGAGATATTATGATAAATTGGAGAGGTGCTGAGAGACAAAAGATGGGcaactatctcatttttcttttctttgccttttcctcccttgccttgcattgccttgccttgtcaagACTGAGTATCCCCATCTTTTCCAGGTTGGAAGTAAAAGGGTTGCATTTTGCCATGGTCTTATTCTGATCAATACTGGAGCTGTAGCCTGCTGTTTCTGACATGGGCTAGGTTATCCCTCCTTAGGAAACCCTGTAGACTCCTGTTACTTAAAACTCATCATATTCATGTCAAAATTAGCTTGGACACCTATCAGCTTATCATACTGTGGTTCAGAATCTGAAGCTCAAGACATCCACTAGCCTTAGCCTTCTCAAGTCATTACAGGTGTGAACCACCACTCCTGGCTACACCTCAATTTTCTAAAAAAGGGTTGGAGGTGAGTGTTTCAGACCCAAGAACTTGAAAGAAATTCCTAATAAAatctaaaatgtaaaaaagatatTATTGTGAACTTTAAGAAGGGAAGAGGCTatatacaaaaggaaataaatctgTAGACCAATAGCTAAAAGCAAATTGTCAGATCAAATTAGTTCCTTTTAAAATTGGGTTCCTAAGCTTAGTATTTCTGGACATGAGATAGATACCATCTATGAAATGCAGAAGGGCATCTAATAGAATTTCTCATGGTATTTTTGTGTACAAGAAATGTTAGTGATAGAAGTTAGCTGAGGTTGAAAATGGACTCTGGGATAAAGAAAGGACCTAGAGCTACAGATCCTCTGTGGAAAGACTGTCAGAGATAAGAAAGCATGATTAGCCTAGCATATATGTCAGGGAACTACTTTTATAACACTTTCTAAACTTCAGGTAATTTTATGTAAAATCTGAGTGTAAAAGTAAGTCCCAATTTTAACTGTGCTAAGGGTGCTCACATCTGCTAAGAATCATTTTATAAAGTAAACAATGCTTTCTATTCCCcctttacacattttttttcttctaacttcactATTCTTCCAAGAGAACCATATgagaactagcatttatatagagctttaacattgcaaagaattttataatttttatttcatttgatcctagaagatagatactattattatcttcattttacacaaggaaactgaggcatatagtgAGTTAATGATTTGTTCAGAGTCAAACAACTGGCAAATATCTGAACTGGATTAAGTGTGTAGGCTACTATTCCTTATAacaacttactttttttttactttttttaaaatttaaggcagtggtgttaagtggcttgcccaaggccacacaaccaggtaattattaagtgtctgaggccgaatttgaactcaggtactcctgactccagggccagtgctctatccactgtgccacctagccggccccaaCAACTTACTTTTCAAAAAGGACAAGAAGGTGAATATTTCAGACCCAAGAACTAGATAATGATTGACTGAAATATAGAATGTTTTTAGATACTATTGTGCATTTTATTAAGGGAAGAGACTGTCTAAATGGAAATCAAATCATATAGGCCAGTAGGAATTCATCTAATTGTGAACTTTGCCCAACCAAACTCAATCCTTTTTTCTGAGGGGGTTCCTAGGCTTAGTAAATCAGAAAAAAgtctctgactccaggtcctttgctctattcactgctccatctAGTTAACATTCTGACAGTCACCAAAGTTCACAATTTAGGAATTATTCTTGATGCTTACCCTGTTAACCTCATCTCTCACATCCAATTAGTTTCTAAGTCTCGTCAGTTCTGCCACcataatatttttcacatttatctCATTCACTAAACTCAAACTGTCTAAATGGAAATTACTCTAGTTGAGGTATCTATTTCCTCTGGTCTGTGCTATTGCAATGGCCTCCTCACTGGTCTATGTGTATTCAGTCTCTTCCTTATTCCAGTCAGGATCCTGGTACTCCCTGCTTTTGTTCCAAAGGTCCTAAGTTTCTCTCTTGTCTCTAATATAAACTAGAAATTTCTGGTTTGACATCGAGCCATTCACAATCATGCTCCAAACTGTCTTTGCAGCTTGATGTACCATTAGTTCCTTTTACACATAAAATTTCAGTGCAATCAGCTTCAAAACCAGCTTCTGATAGGCTGAACTTCTTCAACTCCCCATCCTGGAGGTCCTGAttctctcatatatatacatatatatatatatatatatatatatatatatatacacatatatatatatatatacatatatatatatgcatgtgtgtgtgtatgttatattTGGTTTGCTGATCTGAATCACTAGAAGAAATTTCCACACTATAAATTCCTCACActgatgaaggaaagaaggaaagaaggaaagaaggaaggaaggcaggaaggcaggcaggcaggaagggagggagggagggagggagggagggaggaaggaaggaaggaaggaaggaaggaaggaaggaaggaaggaaggaaggaaggaaggaaggaaggaagcaaaacctgcttcttctccatctcctccaCCAATTTCTATTCTCTAAGTTTGGATTTTTGTAAACTTAATTTTCTAAGAAGGCATCTGGCATGTTGAATGGATTCCCTGAGGGAGGATATGGATAAAAGTTAGACAAGATAGACTGGCCTTGATAATTCCAGTTTGTACCACTGGAGCAAATTCTATAAttcacaagttttaaaaattcatttatgtattttagaattttataaaatgaaacataGTGTGCATTGTTTTATAATTGCCAATAATtgggagagaataataaaatttacattttcctacttagaaggaaatatatatatatatatatatatatatatatatatgtatatgtatgtatgtatactcaGTGCCTTAGATTGGTAATAAACAAAGCATCATAATAAATAGATGCACAATTTTATTTGAATCGCCCTTCCTATGATTTTTTGAGAAGAGATGTTTGACCTGAAACATCTTAGTCCTATATCTCctcaatgatatatatatatatatatatatatatatatatagtatcctAGATGCCTCTATCATTGACTTCCTTATTACATCAAAACTGATGTGAAGAAATGCCTCTGTAGTTTATAGATATGGAGTGATTCAGTTGAACTATGATAAAATTTGGAAGGTCTGGTCATAGCACTTAAAGAGTAAATTTTTTCTTGCTAAACTCTACTTGGGGCCACTGCACACTAAGCTGGGAAATAGTTGAACATAGAGGGAACACACATTAACACACTCAGAGAACATAAAGAGATAGCTACAGACCTTCCCGACACAAGTAAAGAGAGTTTATCAATTGGTGTTTTGCCCTGCATAGCGTAACAGTGCTCTTTTTCCAATGAGACCACTTGGCAACACAAAACAATTTTCCTGAAGACAGGTAATGAGATTCCCAGGGGCTGGAACAGAGAGCTATAGAGCTCGTGAAATTCTTTGTCAAAGGTGACACTGCGAACTTGGTAAGCCACGTGAACAAACTGCATAAAGCAGATGATAAACAGGATAAAGTTCCAGGAGAATATATCAGCAGCGCAGACATCTACCCAAGCCCAAACTGAAGAACAGAGAAAGCCCAATCCCAGCAAACTGAATACATAGAGGAGCCCGAAGAATCCACTCCCTCCCATGAAGCCAACTATGAATAAGATACTGGCAAGGTGATAAATAGACCCTTCTGCTTCTTGCTTCCAGGCTGTGCAGAGTGGATGTTCACCTAGCAAGTTCCACCATATGCTTGCATTTTCTCCCATGGCTGACTGGAATTGGCTCTGTTTTGAAGGCTCTTAAGCATATGAACAAGTCTTTTGCTGTGCCATCCTCAGATCGTAGGCCAGGAACATTTTGTTCTTTGGACTCACATGGATGACTTCAATCTTTATGGCAGTAAAAGTGTTCAGGAAACCATTCTAATTTCTTTAGGTTCAGCTGACTTTCCATTTTGGATTCAGTCCTTACATGGTATGTCTTGcctgtgggggaaaaaatgtccatttaaccaagatgaaaaaaatcaagagatatGTTGAAAGAATCATTAGGATAACTTAGACAAGTAAACAGTTGCAAATATTTGCTTGTAGTCAAGTAGCTCATATAAAACACAAATATCTAAGAAGTATTCAGGTAACACTTCTGataaagattgatttctttaatCAGAGGACATggttcaaaaattaattttgccACTTCTTCCTTATAGGGAATTAGACtagatcaatcaatcagcattcaTTTATTAGGTACCCACTATATCTCAGTCACTATTCTGGACATTGTGGGGAGAGTTCCATGAAAAAACTACATTGAGAAGTGAAACTGTTTGGCTGGAGGGAAAGGTTATCACTGCCACAAATGGAAGTAGAAGCAGCTCCATTTCCCTGACTCTATATACCTAACTCCTCTGGTACTAATGCCTTCCTTAAGGGGAGGGATAATTTTGTTAAATAGGTCCATATGGACTCCAAAGTCATTTGTAATAAAGACCTAACACAAATATACAAGAGTCATTCCTCAATGGATAAATGGTTCATTGCACTTGTTCAAATGAACAAATACTACTCCAGTGAAGAACTGTAAACTCCTCACAACCATTTGAAAGATTATTCCAATctaatgaatatgatgaaaattaaagtaattctgaaGGCTTACACTATGTCCAGTAAACTCATTTCCTATGGAGGAGGACAACATATACACTTAAGTATGTGAATAACatagaaaacaaatacaaagtttATTTGGGTAAGACATTAGTAGCTGCCTGGTTggctgttgtccttcattctcgaaccCCATTCTTAAACATCACATTTTTGGGGTCAAAGTATAGTGTATCCgactgtgattgatcagaccaatatgacctAGAAAGGCtgtaccacaggttgggcacaaatagttcatatgtaCTAGTCATACAGAATAGCACCTAAGAAGGCGAAGAAAGGATGAACCAAGTATTGaaagaaactaaggattctaaggGGCAGAGAATATGAACTGGTTCATTCCACTCTGTGTAAAAGGAGTGACAATGGAAGATGGAATGCAACATGGTCAGTTAGCTGGAACATATAGGGGACTAATATGTGATAAATTTGGCAATTTAGCCAGGATGTGAAGGATTTCAATTCAAAATGGAAATTCATGTATGATTTTAGAGCttatagggagtcactggagtttactgagcaAGGGAGCAATATGTTTAGACCTTTACTTTAAGAACAACATTGGCAGTGTTGTAGAGTCTGGATAATAGAAGGGAGAAATCAGTTAGTAGTGAGACTACCTAGGAGACTGTTGTAAAAGTTCAGGGGAGAGAGGATGAGGTCCTGAGATTGAACTATGGTAGAGGCTATGTTAGTAGAGAGAATGTGACAAGACTTACTTAGCATCTGACTGGATATGCAGAGAAAGATAAATTGAGGAATCCAGGAAAACTACAAAGTTGTGAACCTCAGTAACTGGAAGGATGATCATACCCTtgacagagatagagaagttCAGAATAGGGCTAGCTTTAGAAGGAAACAATGCCCTTTAATATTCATTCCAGTTCTAATAAATCTTTGATCATTACATTCTAAGATATGCATGAgaaatttaaatagcattttgcTTTACTACTAGCATGCTATGATATTTTTGaaactattttcatatttatacatttctcaagaaacaaaagaaaaataaatagtatacactgaaataataaaaaaagaaatttaaaattctgaaaacaatgaaaatataactATTAAGATTTAAGAGGGTGAGGTAGgtagatgacacaatggatagagcactagttcagaagaacctgagttcatatttggccttgacacctactagctgggtgatcccaggaaaatcatttaatccaattgcTTCACCCCCAAAAAAGACATATCAGAGTAAtgagatgtttttctttttttttctttttttttgcaaagcaatgtggttaagtggcttgcccaaagccacatagctaggtaattattaagtgtctgaggccggatttgaactcaggtactcctgactccagggccggtgctgtatccactgcaccacctagccaccccgagatgttttttcaataaggaatttaagattttttaataaatcaCTGAAAGCCATTATGGAGTATGtttagtcttggagtcagaaaagccTAGCTTCAAGTTCTATCTCTGgtacatactagttgtgtgactctgatcaagtaatttaacctcttaGTGCTCCCAGGTGACCCTCTACTAATCAAAGACTAGTTGCTGGACTGCATAAGTAGACTCTCTCTAATCCTCTCCTTATTAataaatcaatgaagaaaaataatttgaatatgaGCCAAACTTCAAGAAATCTGAGATAAACAATTCCATTTTAGCTTAATGTTTTAGAGGTTATTTCAGGTTAAAAGCTGAGTGCATATAGCTAAACAAATGCTATGAATACTCCTGGCTACAT is drawn from Macrotis lagotis isolate mMagLag1 chromosome 5, bilby.v1.9.chrom.fasta, whole genome shotgun sequence and contains these coding sequences:
- the LOC141489831 gene encoding popeye domain-containing protein 3-like, coding for MGENASIWWNLLGEHPLCTAWKQEAEGSIYHLASILFIVGFMGGSGFFGLLYVFSLLGLGFLCSSVWAWVDVCAADIFSWNFILFIICFMQFVHVAYQVRSVTFDKEFHELYSSLFQPLGISLPVFRKIVLCCQVVSLEKEHCYAMQGKTPIDKLSLLVSGRIRVTVDGEFLHYIFPLQFLDSPEWDSLRPTEEGIFQVKYG